The following coding sequences lie in one Sulfuricurvum sp. genomic window:
- a CDS encoding beta-ketoacyl-ACP synthase II — protein sequence MKRVVVTGMGMINALGHDKESSFKAICAGECGIDTITIFDASTQSAQIAGEVKNFDPETVMDAREVKKADRFIHLGIKAAQEAMADANFPEDFDKERFGIDAAAGIGGLPSIERSSIILETKGARRISPFFIPGALVNMLGGFISIDHGLQGPNLSAVTACAAGTHAISEAAKTIMIGGADQMLVVAAESAITGVGIGGFASMKALSTRNDDPKHASRPFDADRDGFVMGEGAAALVLEEYDAAVARGARIYAELIGFGESGDANHITTPSLEGPLRAMKAALRMAGNPKVDYVNAHGTSTPTNDKNETAALKIAFGSKENCPPVSSTKGQTGHCLGAAGGIEAVISIMAMRDGIIPPTINYVTPDENCDLDIVPNAARKAELNIVMSNSFGFGGTNGVVIFKKI from the coding sequence GTGAAAAGAGTAGTAGTAACCGGAATGGGAATGATCAATGCCCTTGGTCATGATAAAGAGAGCTCATTCAAAGCGATTTGTGCAGGCGAGTGCGGGATCGATACGATCACGATCTTCGATGCTTCGACACAAAGTGCACAAATTGCCGGAGAGGTGAAAAATTTCGATCCTGAGACCGTTATGGATGCCCGTGAGGTTAAAAAAGCGGACCGATTTATCCATCTTGGAATAAAAGCGGCACAAGAAGCCATGGCAGATGCCAATTTTCCTGAGGATTTTGATAAAGAGCGCTTCGGTATCGATGCAGCTGCCGGGATCGGAGGACTTCCGTCAATTGAGCGAAGTTCAATCATTCTGGAAACCAAAGGTGCACGCCGTATCTCTCCTTTCTTTATTCCGGGGGCATTGGTCAATATGCTCGGCGGATTTATTTCGATCGATCACGGTTTGCAAGGACCGAATCTCTCAGCCGTAACAGCATGTGCGGCAGGGACCCATGCAATCAGCGAAGCGGCAAAAACGATCATGATCGGCGGTGCGGATCAAATGCTCGTTGTCGCGGCTGAATCGGCGATTACCGGTGTCGGTATCGGCGGATTTGCATCGATGAAAGCACTCAGTACCCGAAATGATGATCCAAAACACGCATCACGTCCGTTTGATGCAGACCGCGACGGGTTTGTTATGGGTGAGGGTGCTGCGGCATTGGTACTCGAAGAGTATGATGCAGCGGTTGCTCGCGGGGCACGTATTTACGCAGAGCTTATCGGTTTCGGTGAGAGCGGTGATGCAAACCATATTACGACTCCAAGTCTTGAAGGGCCGCTTCGTGCAATGAAAGCGGCACTTAGAATGGCAGGAAATCCGAAAGTCGATTACGTCAACGCACACGGAACGAGTACCCCTACGAATGATAAAAATGAGACGGCAGCACTCAAAATTGCATTCGGCTCTAAAGAGAACTGTCCTCCGGTAAGCTCGACAAAAGGTCAAACAGGACATTGTCTCGGAGCAGCGGGCGGTATCGAAGCCGTTATCAGTATCATGGCAATGCGTGACGGTATTATCCCTCCGACCATTAATTACGTGACACCGGATGAAAACTGCGATTTGGATATTGTCCCTAATGCAGCACGTAAAGCGGAATTGAATATCGTTATGTCTAACTCATTTGGATTTGGCGGCACCAACGGTGTCGTTATTTTCAAAAAAATATAA